Proteins found in one Rhinoraja longicauda isolate Sanriku21f unplaced genomic scaffold, sRhiLon1.1 Scf002586, whole genome shotgun sequence genomic segment:
- the LOC144591869 gene encoding putative G-protein coupled receptor 139 has protein sequence MRLFDLFNFLLGFRPYYYRILAVVGFLSNVVAIVTLSRGRCGLSKGVTWYLVAMAVADLLVVIIQVILINIIHIYIPPGCKIVYTMGYMSVAYTVWLTVAFTFDRMAAICFQKLKTRYCTEKGAAIVIAVVSVLSVFTNIPWYFTYRSRFCMASFDFMNSPVWTAFDWGHRILTPLVPFVLILLLNAVTVRHILMASAVRRKLRGQRSGEGKDDPEMKNRRRSIILLFTISASFILLWMTRMVILSIQRITGSYTAQYVTNAAVGHVGTMLQLFSSCTNTFIYAVTQRKFWEEVINAVKCPFQAILTFIKSYGER, from the coding sequence CTAACGTGGTCGCAATTGTAACACTATCACGCGGACGGTGTGGACTCTCCAAAGGTGTCACCTGGTATCTTGTGGCAATGGCAGTAGCCGATCTACTTGTCGTTATAATTCAAGTCATTCTCATCAACATAATTCACATATATATCCCTCCCGGGTGCAAGATCGTATATACCATGGGTTACATGTCCGTGGCTTACACCGTCTGGCTCACTGTTGCCTTCACCTTCGACCGTATGGCGGCCATTTGCTTCCAGAAGCTGAAGACAAGATACTGCACTGAGAAAGGTGCAGCCATCGTTATTGCAGTGGTGAGTGTGCTGAGTGTGTTCACCAACATCCCCTGGTACTTCACGTACCGGTCACGTTTCTGCATGGCATCATTTGATTTCATGAATTCGCCGGTGTGGACAGCCTTTGACTGGGGGCACCGCATTTTAACCCCACTCGTCCCCTTTGtgctgatcctgctgctcaatgctGTCACTGTCAGGCACATCCTGATGGCCAGTGCAGTCCGCAGGAAACTGAGGGGGCAGcggagcggggaggggaaggacGACCCAGAGATGAAGAATCGAAGAAGATCCATCATTTTGCTCTTCACCATATCGGCCAGCTTTATCCTGTTATGGATGACACGGATGGTCATTCTATCAATTCAGCGAATCACTGGCTCGTACACGGCACAGTATGTGACTAATGCTGCGGTCGGCCACGTAGGAACAATGCTTCAGTTATtcagctcctgcaccaacacgtttatttatgcggTCACCcagaggaagttctgggaggAGGTGATAAATGCCGTGAAATGTCCCTTTCAGGCCATCCTGACGTTCATTAAAAGTTATGGAGAGAGGTGA